In Cryptomeria japonica chromosome 5, Sugi_1.0, whole genome shotgun sequence, the genomic window caaaTATATCATCTCTCAACTCCTATGATCTTTGCACTATCATAAATACAAAATTCGCTCATAATGTATCACATTATCAAGCTCAATTATATATaccctttcatacctcatcacacaattaaaattatcataaggtcggctagaaccttattacaattctttaggttcaatgcatctagacaatcttgcattatacgctttagttatgtcagccaccaacataacaaatccaattttgtatCGTTTTATCgatttgagtgattttcatcactaccagttaTCTATGTTTCTTGATCTCtgccttgttgatcaaatctcattcatgTGATCATATATGCTCGTGTAGTCATGAAGTTATCTTCATCGGATAGTCATCAATGTTGCTACAAAACTGCATTCCTCCATCCTTCATGGATTTCAAGTACCAGTTGTCAGTGTGAGACTCTGTCAGTCATTTTACTGTTTGAGAACTTATTTACCGGTTCTAATGGAGCTGTCTCTGCTTTACTGATTAAGTCTAGTTGGTTgaactataggacttagatgactcaaagaaacatagttgccatcaatgacaacatacaaaatagtcatcatatataaatctaatctctatgcgcAAGAGACATATACCAGTTGCATCAAAACATTACATTACATTACCgattgaccaaatgatcaaattccaacaatctccccctttggcattgatggcaacacttaggaaatattttgtcaactaagtgtgcagcACAAAAAGTGACTATATACAAAATACATGGACTCATACCAACACATACCCCCCCTTAGTAATTGCTGCCgaaaaatgaaatcattactcccccttaacagtaaatacaaaattttgactcttactatttctactcctcctttgacaacaatgccaagcagaaaagtaaaatacatactttacatcaaaattgtcataaaaaACTGCATATATAGACAAATAGAAGAGTTttgaagtctttacaatgcaattctcaagaaaatatcaTTGAAATGAAACTTTAACTGCTAAAGGTCATTGTCACATGTTTCTAATAGTGTCTcagtgatttcaacatgtgtcaaaatctgtgcagcaaattcttccatagcatcaacagtGCTCATCTCTagggtagccaaaattgcttcagactCCTTGTATGCTCTCTGTAGAATTTCAACTATCGAAATTAACTGATTCTTTAGCTCCTTAAAGGATCTTATCCACCTcacctgttcaaaatcataaatttctaatatgtgttgtaaggcatcaactgaTTTACCAAAAAAACAAAGCGAAGTCCTGTACCGATATGTATGCTTCACTTATCCTTTCTAGTTCCTTCTctgtatcttctctctttttctttaagtcAGTATAGAATAAGgatactttagatatagtggccaaaattttacctcTAGTTTCTATTCCGGTTATCAAAAGATCTTTTTTCACTGTTAAAGCAACCTTACCTTTGTCAATTTCTAAAATCAATTGTTCTCCCCTTCTCTTCTTGTAATCTTTTTCTGCTAAAGCATGAGctacctcttcaagtgattttagttgttccCTAGCATCAACTACTAACTATCCAAGCTTTGCAATAGGGGTAGCCAAATGTTCtgtatcagtctctggtaggagacttgacaaaatatcaacaacaatCCTTATAGTCTTTGCTTCTATTTTtttctctttcaacctcttcttttgtgcACGGGATTGCATAGCAATAGAAATCTCCATTAACTCAGAagaactcaaattgtccatatctataggacctttaGTACTCACggagtcctcatcatcatcatcatcatcatcatcatcgatcaAGGTTCTCTACTTCTTCTCTTGATCCTTATTATctgtcttctcctttttctttgtcttttcttCCTCTGTTTTCTCTTTCCTTGTCTCTATTTGTTCCTTCTGTGTTGTTGTAGTGACCGGTGGAAGTTGACTTTCAACATGATGTTTCTTTACcggtggtggttgcatttccacacTTTGTTTAGTAGTCGGTGCCTCCTTTGCCTTCTTTTCCTCAACCATATCCTTCTGGCTGTCATTGATAGCATCATTTACATTTTTATCTATGGTTGCATTTACCAGTGGAGTTTGTGTTACTGCGGATTGAGCATTCACCAGTTGCTCAGTTGAGCTTTTGTcagcttctttctcttctcctttgttCTCAACCTATTCCTGTTGAGTATCCAACATCTGTACACTAACTTTATAAACATCTACACTATCAGCAGTGTTAGTAACATTATCAGCATCACTAGTATCATCTCTGTTATATCTATCAGTTCATTATCAATAGGATCATCGTCCAAGTACTTATTATCCAGCTCTAAATCTATAGGCTTAAGATTCTCAGGAAAATTTTCTCCCTTTAACTTAACATGTGTatcatcctcatcttcttcatatttttcttcttcttcaaggatgaggcctaaagatttctttatcaaaatttcagtctcctTTTGATTGATTCAGTATCACCTATCGATATACTAGTTACTATTTTCATGGATCTAAGAAATGATTTTGCATTTACTTGTACATCTTTTATTTCTTCCTCACTGGCTTCCAGTTGTAGGTGTTCAAGAGTGTAATCAATAACTTCTTTATCCTGTCTAATGGCGGCTTACCATcttgcatcaataatattatacaaaGTATCTGGAATTTGCCCTTGTGGctcaatgagggctctactaaactttttcatactgaagatgactgcatcttcaatctccgTTCGTTGACTTTCAGACAAATGAGTAAACagtatgtttaaacctttgtaaataccatactccttaatgattctaatcattctagtgaaagaatcttcaagtgtcaatatttttgTAGCTACTTTACCTTTTTGAGTAGTCTTTTTCTTCTTAGCACTTTCCCTTAGTGTTTTCTTATCTTCTTCTGAATTTGTTTCCTCAATATCTATCACTAGCttgtgagctttctccttctttctttttccgGTTTGGGCAAGCACAATAGGAGGTTCAATAGTTTTACCTTTCCTTTGGAATTGTAGtttagagggtttccctctttgaGATTCAGCAGGCTTCACCTTAgtttcttcagctttcttcttctcAACTGCTTTGGCTTCTTTGGTCTTACCGGTGGGGGTATCGGTTGGTACACTGGAAGTTCCACCTTGTTGAGCCTCATATTTGGCTTTTGCTGCAACTATCTGTTCTTTTGTGAATCCGGCCTACTCAGCAAAGGCTTGTAcctcttttcttattttcttcGCAATCACCGGTTTTTGTAATTTAGAATGCACTTTCAGTaatttctccttgtaggttccaaacctttcAGCAATAGCATCTACCGGTTGTCCTAATAAATGGTCAACATAGGAAATGagtagatctttatctacttcatatcccatgggcattacccatgtggttCTTGGAATCATAGCTTGCATCAAGCATGTATTTGTGTCAACCTTGAAATAGATGGAATCCTCATATTTGTTTACAACTTTAGTTAGAATTCtctctcttgcatgcattttcttttgaaatttcttgaAACATCCCCAAATGATATCATCAAACTTGTCTTTGATCATCCAAATACTGTTCTTTATTTGCATCAGTGCTGAAGTACCGGAtatccattgaatatcacctataccagggaaaaagttttggaaataaaagaattatcccatgataagttgtccaaacttgaatctcagctTCTTCTCTTTCTTCACAACTTCTAAATTTGTCACTAATTGGCTTCTCATTGCTTGACAgagatcataatcaacatcctccTTAATCATCTAGTAGGCAATTTGAATAGGTGTTGTCGGTATGTTGTTCATTCTGcttgaatagaaaattctatagccaatcaccatagatgcaaatttaacAGCACGATcatttatcagtttttgagcagaaaataacaggttttgaggaggaacttctaaagttggaaagataaaaggagagaataaaaggaaaagcaaaagacctaaaatggagacttagtctaaaattggactacctcgcctccttaagaaaagaaatatcttatgctttaattcaaggatagaaaacatcgacagagcaaatgcaacacctcaccaataCAATTCAAAGGACAGAGGCCACATTAAAAGATAGCAAATGATTCATTAAGAGCCTGAATCTAGTACTGGCAGATCtttttcatattgtaaccaaccaattacaaggatgaaacaggaaaccacactcaattgacactttgacaacctttgtcattgatgccaaagggggagtagtggaatgaaaaaaataaccagcaaatgactcatcagctcagggggagcacatattcttttggtacacaatttttggcaaGACAATTCTGGTAGATTCTTTTTTATgacactttttgaatttttctcatgagtgttgccatcaatgccaaagggggagattgttggcaaatgcacactccaatgagatattgtaagtgattgaaggttttatcattgatggcaaccttacaatcctatgacaccggcaagacaatttaccagcaccaacaaggtcagactctacaccggcagtgaaaggaagtataccgacacagaagccgacaagaattttgtttataatatattttgtaaattattgtaaaaacattgtaagccgacttggcaagttgtaaaatgactcatatatataagagatcattgtagaacattttagtgATGGATTAAAGGaagaagataggtgaaataaggcagatctattatgtgaattataggttaaaggtttatgtatgaagtagacctataaaccggtactggatctggcatagcagatgttattttgaagcagtacaagacattggatttatataatccattttgtaagtcagtgagacttcccattttgtaattgagcagtgagctctaggcactaggccttcctgcatgtgcaggcccctcttgtagcagtaatattctcttattggctagtaagtgaatattgtgggtcataaatcccactgaggtttttcccacaccggttttcctcgttaaactactgtgttatggtgtgtttttcatgtggttgttgttatctttatttattgcattatttcttgtttaccggtatacaatattgatatgctttacatgttttaagttaagaaaatattataaccggttagatactgattcacccccctctcagtatctttgggaatcctaacaattggtatcagagcttggtcctctattttcaaaagcctaacaacttgaggaagatcttgacactggtagagatggaaaacttgatgaagcaattagaagcagctctctcagactatgatacaaaaaagttgaaaaatatcaaacttgaagatgatctaaaggttgcacaggatattattcaagcacttcaagaaaatcttaccattgcaaggaacaagaggagaactctgtgaaaagatgcaaaatgagaatgatgaaaaggaaactcttagtgatctgatgaataagttgaaacaagaaaacatgaaaacaaagaatgagatgcaagatatgactatgagattttgtaaggaaattgacgataggaagaagaatgaagaagatttgactagaagactaagtgatgctgcaaatgagaacacaagacttagctatgaaaatgatatattgaaaaCAGATCTGAcgcatgcacaaaataactcagatgaactcatgagatagaaaggtatcttggaaagagaactagatactgcaaatcagcagaaagaaaaattcaagaaaaactcagaagaacttggtgacttgttgaagaatcagaaacctaatggtgacactaatggccttggctttgaaactagtgaaagctctggtactgcaaacacacgaGATCAaggaaaactggtaagacaacctactgcttataaatttaatggaaaatactttaactgtaacaagtatggtcatagagaaaatcaatgtaaatctaaaaattatcagaataccaatacacccaccggtcaatgttcaaaattcaacaaagttggtcataattcaaaaaattgcagaatgaatgtaagatgttatgtttgtggaagatttggacacttatctaatcaatgtagaacacaaaccagcataagctatggaaaagctattcagaaaaataatgtgacttgttatgcctgtaacaagattggacatattgctaaaattTGTAGAAGCAattcctcaccggtaaataacaaaggtcctagtttgaaaggtaaagaaaaagttgaagaggtaaagcaggaattctcaaaacaatggatcaggaaataagaactaaatggtgataggaatactcctccactagcaggagactcttcatccaactgaagaaaattcctttgagggtttggcaatcaaatgtgaaacatgctattattccctcggttgatggtgagaagttgaaattacttctatatcagcaaataagttaagtcattacttaatcgacaagcattaaatgtggtggttggcaaaaataacattataaaacaatgttttggctccattttcatttcaccaagaattcaaaccttcaagagcacgaaaattccagagcaaaggcattccgagaaaagaagtgaagcaactcatcaagaaatcattcctaaggcagataaaggtatttataatcatggcttcttcacctgttcctgaattcatagaaaaccctactgtagtcgaagtgattaaatgccctagacccgtatttcagttagttcctaaaattgccaagaaagatgataatgttggtgctttttctcaaatccctaaaggagtagtttttgttgaagaccccagaatgtacactcattgtcacatagaagaattaggtgatgaggaaatcaagaatatgtataagtcTGTAAGTTGTGACGAATCTGGtaatgttaaacctgaacacaagatagtagaaaccctaggtttcactgaaattctcagtattccagaTTTTTCTAAGGATGTTATAAGCATAGTACTAAGAAGGGTACacggtgcattcttctggttggactcagttcacaaaatcactaaagaagtagTAAAAGCTATGAtaaggttaccctccaccggtagcaggcctgataaaacaaagaaggtctcaaatgacctagtgattaacctaactggcacaacatctgataaaagatccttaagagtaaatgatgtaacagctatcaatgtcagattcatcagtatgatcttaggctacaaaacaacacatgcaaataggttaaacttagtctctagcctatgcataaagagtacctatgacatgattaatgataatgcaaaaatagatgtgtgtgaatggcttaaagatgagctaaatgacaatttgggaaagattaaaaaagacaaaaaggggacattcagatttggaaatctacttgtctgtctaatgctacacataaccaaacaagtacttgATATCAGTAACAGAAATATTGGTTTTGACATACAggtaggcaaacagttgtcagatttactaaacaacttgggagagaacagagaaaagaacatagatgagtattttcaggcatcgAAGGCTCGGATGAAGAccagagtcagattgtcacaagaaattgtaaacaagtataaggatgaaatttgttttgttataaagaaggatgaaatctggatggaggcagttatcccaagaaccatttgggttactgaaatggggtatgaaacttatgaccacataatagaaacatatgcaaaatccctcctagaagctccaaaggaacctaaagaagaggtatttggcaatgctgagactattgaaaaccaaattcaatcaaagaaaagggttaagaaggttgaagcaatagttagaagaggatccaagaaagaaaaagctattaaggatgatATACTCAAataaactggtattactgaagatgagttagaaacacttcaactggaaactcacctttcaccagttggaaattctttggaaattgatataccagctgcattcaaaagagttgtgagaaaaaggaaacctacACCGGTATCTACACGTTCTcttagaagaaccagacaaaacaacaggtagtaaggcccacaactaggaaattaactccaaagaagaagttaacccccaAGAAAAAGTCTCAACAAACCATTgttccaattgacaaacttctcaatgaaataacagaggatggaaagctaaaaaacatcaacaaattatatgactcattatcaactgatgacaaggaaaaagttgaaaatagtgtaatcctacacttggatatttacaagaaatttttgatgcaagttgtggatgaattatcgacaaaactgttcaaaagacttgaagctagaaggccagctattgtagagcttgataagaaaataaaaattgaaaaactacttgttgtatatctagtcaactcaccaaaagagatagatgatctgatctttgaggctaaccggtcagtattttcaactgcacgtCGGCATGTAGCagttatggttggtagagtgaatgaggttgcagaggaaacaggtaatgcatgggacatattccttgtagagaaggaaaagcgagAAGAATATcgaaatcctaaacccatcaaagtataccaaaaagataaggataagggaaaaggtaaggttggtggtccacccagcataaaaataatagataacttatccccatcacctctagatactccaccagtagttaccactggcaatcaaccggctagtgagagtatggatgtatcacacgAGGACACAAATCCAGATgctaaggtgttatatacaatgaacattgacacttagaaagtccatattgtggtagataaggattcaacagggAAAACAGATAGCACAAAAAGTAAACCGGTAGGTGACAACACCGAGAAACAGGCAGAGCAGCAGGCTCCCTCACAGcaataggttcatgcagagacagtgcaaCCGGCAatagctgagcaatccaaacctttgtttaaagagatgcaaacacaaaatgacctaccagaggtcaccacaagcaaagaaattgctcccattggcggaatacagattgttgactcttcaaatgcagaattcaaaccGACAAATGTggcagaagttcttttggattctatcaagaagataatagagtgtagttcacaagcatacaaagcaattgatgatacaattccaattttgaaaatgatagcacctaagtgcaatgtagataataaagattctttgcatcaacttgacacattgtctaagtatattactgacaacactatgacagttgaacaaataaaagaggaagcattcaaggagaaactagagaaggaaaaacacaaattctttgaagaggaaataaagaagtgtatgagataatttgacactcttttactagaactatgtagtacattgaaggaataaaaaaccttgtatagagatacatgtaaaactaactttttgacaatagatatagaccagaagatcagcaagatacaagaagaaataaatcaactagctgataacttcattaattcatctgaaccattatcagtttttgagcagaaaataacaggttttgaggaggaacttctaaagttggaaaaagaaaaggagagaataaaaggaaaAGCAAAAGACCTAAAATGGAGAcaatccaaaattggactacctcgcctccttaagaaaagaaatatctgatgctttaattcaaggacagaaaacatcggaagagcaaatgcaacacctcactggtacaattcagaggatagaggGTGCATTAAATGATAGTAAACGATTCATTAAGAGCCTGAATTTAGTActggtagatctttttcagattgtaaccaaccggttacaaggatgaaacaggaaaccacactcaattgacactttgacaacctttgtcaatgatgccaaagggggagtagtggaatgagaaaaataaccagcaaatgactcatcagctcagggggagcacatattcttctggtacacaatttttggcaaGACAATTCTGGTAGATTCTTTtttatgacactttttggatttttctcatgagtgttgccatcattgccaaagggggagattgttggcaaatgcacactccaatgagatattgtaagtgattgaaggttttgtcattgatggcaaccttacaatcctatgacactggcaagacaatttacgacaccagcaaggtcagactctacaccagcacacataccaccggtagtgaaaggaagtatactgacacagaagccgataggaattttgtttataatatattttgtaaattattgtaaaatcattgtaagccaacttggcaagttgtaaaatgactcatatatataagagatcattgtagaacattttagtgATGAATGAAAGGaagaagataggtgaaataaggcagatctattatgtgaattataggttaagggtttatgtatgaagcagtgctataaaccggtactggatctggcatagtatatgctattttgaagcagtacaagacattggatttatataatccattttgtaagtcagtgagatttcccattttgtaattgagtagtgagctctaggcacttggccttcctgcatgtgcaggcccctcttgtagcagtaatattctcttattggcccgtaagtgaatattgtgggtcacaaatcccaccgagttttttcccacaccgggtttcctcgttaaactactgtgttatggtgtgtttttcatgtggttgttgttatctctgtttattgcattatttcttgtttatcagtatataatattgatatgctttacatgttttaagttaagaaaatcttataaccgattagatactgattcacccccccctctcagtatctttgggaatcctaacacatgtaaccaatcacattccatagatccaaaaatgttggaagtgtccaacaggtagtctcttctgccgataacactagatcttctaccggtaaccaaaacatgtATATTGGTAACCAactataatagctagtgttgacatcaatgataaaacatcaatgcaacacataatcaattcatccaataatgccaacaaatatctatcttctacgctcagtctagctacttgattctttgattgttacattctaatgctcaatgacaattatatatacaatccaaggggatccggtcggtcCAAAAATGTATCAGaatccgaagaacaagacctaacatgtaaaaccaacaaggtcagcctccgctaagagattcctccaaaaaatccaaaggatgaagtgtagatcatggtaAAAGGtcatccacacgccaagaaacattggaataaatgcccaagctcCACAAGATTTGAAAGGGGGTCTGGTAGACCacaaaaataggtctaggcaaccagtaacaagaaactgtcaatcgataacaagaaattgtcaaggaaatcgatagcgacaacttgtcggaaaatgatccaaatgcgatgcggtttggaaataagaaagatgatcaagtcttcaagtagaatccaactccacatgatccagtgagccaaaaccagtacacacagaaagaaaatttgaaattgcaaacagaaagaaaatgtttttggttgatgtaagattgctgtgaaccggggatgctcttgcatcaaacattcGGGGTTATTGAAAATATGaatctctcactttgttggggtcagagggaaaccaaggcagtctacctctacctaagaaatccaagatgaatcttaaattggtctatccttccacttcacaagatactccttatagtgactgctctgggtactacgcctaATCCTgctatccaaaatttcttcaatttgatctggttcctttcggggaaattatttctccaagtctgcaatactgtcctcactaaattttggttcatgatacttatgaagatctgcaatgttaaacaaaggTGAAATAATCAGACTAtgtggtaactccacttcatatgcattcccggaactaaacttcctcaaaatcctgcaaggtctagaaattttcatttgcaatttgttataagttccaaccgaggaatctttcttttcttagatataccatcacttcatcgccaacttcaaattccttatgtctcctcatctcatcttccttctccttatacttgttgttcatgtcctccaagtgtttcttaacctgaatatgcaaggctgccatgtgatctgcaaattattCTACTTCTAAACTTCTCTAGTCTTCATGGCTAAGATCTCTTAATtcctgatatacctctaggatgcactctggtaacaatatcaaaaggtgttcttctggtactcctatttactgaattgttgtaggcaaactctacttgtgcaagaatcagatcccaacttccagttttatctccaattaaacatctcaacaaatttcccaagctccagttaactacttttgtttgtccatcagtctgtggatgaaaagtagaactgaacttcaaatctgtcttcatcttcttccaaagtgttctccaatattagccaacaaacttagtgtctctatctaaaactatgctcttaggtagtccatgc contains:
- the LOC131875703 gene encoding rRNA biogenesis protein rrp36-like; amino-acid sequence: MEGTTFAVGNLKSRNGGNSNAGSSGSNSTTAQGQASDDEDGRQDGDPRTRDPPLDPKNLKDSQDSSPKVVKIDSENIKEGRIPKPWNSLFARQASGKPTGQPVDAIAERFGTYKEKLLKIVAAKAKYEAQQGGTSSVPTDTPTGKTKEAKAVEKKKAEETKVKPAESQRGKPSKLQFQRKGKTIEPPIVLAQTGKRKKEKAHKLVIDIEETNSEEDKKTLRESAKKKKTTQKAAIRQDKEVIDYTLEHLQLEASEEEIKDVQVENKGEEKEADKSSTEQLVNAQSAVTQTPLVNATIDKNVNDAINDSQKDMVEEKKAKEAPTTKQSVEMQPPPVKKHHVESQLPPVTTTTQKEQIETRKEKTEEEKTKKKEKTDNKDQEKK